One window from the genome of Pelecanus crispus isolate bPelCri1 chromosome 13, bPelCri1.pri, whole genome shotgun sequence encodes:
- the RLIM gene encoding E3 ubiquitin-protein ligase RLIM, producing MESSDSSDKGNIDQSEAQRQSQLDRLDREEAFYHFVNNLSEEDYRLMRDNNLLGTPGEITEEELLRRLHQVKEGPPQQNSDENRGAESAEDVSNGDSIIDWLNSVRQTGNTTRSGQRGNQSWRAVSRTNPNSGDFRFSLEINVNRNNGNTNPETENEPSVEPSTGEDLENSQSDSEIPRSESPSVRQPGSERSTSEELTTEEASPPRGQRRARSRSPEQRRTRARTDRSRSPINPVSETPRRSHHNTSSQTLDHSSVNEAEGSSRTRQHVTLRQHAVGTEMPSENAVLFSTPETRPVPQAAGSSEANGTSESATPGQRPPTIVLDLQVRRVRPGEYRQRDSIANRTRSRSQTPNNTVTYESERGGFRRTFSRSERAGVRTYVSTIRIPIRRILNTGLSETTSVAIQTMLRQIMTGFGELSYFMYSDSDADPSGPAPNQNVDASEPQNGGGGTSSNESTDVSSGEVYEGGNEGGSTSGARREGRNTRGSVTFEESGSLPFLSLAQFFLLNEDDDDQPRGLTKEQIDNLAMRNFGESDALKTCSVCITEYTEGNKLRKLPCSHEYHVHCIDRWLSENSTCPICRRAVLASGNRESVV from the exons ATGGAAAGCTCAGATTCTAGTGATAAAGGAAATATCGATCAATCAGAAGCACAACGTCAGAGTCAGCTAGATCGGTTAGATCGAGAAGAAGCTTTCTATCACTTTGTAAACAACCTGAGTGAAGAGGACTACAGGCTTATGAGAGATAACAATTTGCTAGGAACACCAG GTGAAATTACTGAAGAAGAGTTGCTGAGAAGGCTACACCAAGTTAAAGAAGGTCCGCCACAGCAAAACAGTGATGAGAATAGAG GTGCGGAGTCTGCAGAAGATGTTTCAAATGGAGATTCTATAATAGACTGGCTTAATTCAGTCCGACAGACTGGAAACACAACACGAAGCGGGCAACGAGGAAACCAGTCTTGGAGAGCAGTGAGCCGGACTAACCCAAATAGCGGTGACTTCAGATTCAGTTTGGAAATAAATGTCAACCGTAATAATGGGAACACAAATCCAGAAACTGAGAATGAGCCATCTGTAGAGCCTTCCACTGGGGAGGATTTGGAAAACAGCCAAAGTGACTCTGAAATTCCAAGGTCTGAATCGCCATCTGTAAGGCAGCCTGGATCGGAAAGGAGCACTTCGGAGGAGCTGACAACTGAGGAAGCTTCCCCTCCTAGAGGGCAGAGGAGAGCGAGAAGTAGGAGTCCAGAACAGCGGAGAACGCGGGCTAGGACTGATAGAAGTAGGTCACCTATTAATCCAGTGAGCGAGACTCCTCGCAGGTCTCATCACAATACATCATCTCAAACGCTTGACCACTCCTCAGTGAATGAAGCTGAGGGAAGCTCTAGAACTAGGCAGCATGTGACATTAAGGCAGCATGCAGTGGGGACTGAGATGCCAAGTGAAAATGCAGTTCTGTTTTCAACCCCTGAAACAAGACCTGTTCCTCAAGCAGCAGGTTCCTCGGAAGCTAACGGCACCAGCGAGTCCGCAACTCCTGGGCAGAGGCCTCCTACCATAGTACTTGATCTTCAGGTGAGAAGAGTTCGTCCAGGAGAATACCGGCAAAGGGACAGCATAGCCAACAGAACTCGGTCCAGGTCCCAGACACCTAACAACACAGTCACTTACGAAAGCGAACGGGGAGGGTTTAGGCGCACATTTTCACGTTCAGAACGGGCTGGAGTGAGAACTTACGTCAGTACCATTAGGATTCCTATCCGTAGGATCTTAAACACAGGCTTGAGTGAGACTACATCAGTTGCTATTCAGACTATGCTAAGGCAGATAATGACAGGCTTCGGAGAGCTGAGTTACTTCATGTATAGTGATAGTGATGCAGATCCTAGTGGCCCAGCTCCAAATCAGAACGTGGATGCTTCTGAGCCACAGAACGGAGGTGGTGGTACTTCAAGCAATGAAAGTACAGACGTTAGCTCAGGGGAGGTGTATGAAGGTGGTAATGAAGGTGGTTCAACATCTGGTGCCAGACGGGAAGGTCGGAATACAAGGGGATCAGTCACATTTGAAGAAAGTGGTTCTCTACCATTCCTTAGCCTAGCACAATTTTTCCTACTAAACGAAGATGACGATGACCAACCAAGAGGACTCACCAAAGAACAAATTGACAACCTAGCGATGAGGAATTTTGGTGAGAGCGATGCTCTGAAAACCTGTAGCGTGTGTATTACAGAGTACACGGAAGGCAACAAGCTCCGTAAATTGCCTTGTTCGCACGAGTATCATGTCCACTGCATTGATCGCTGGTTATCGGAAAATTCCACTTGTCCCATTTGTCGCAGAGCAGTCCTAGCTTCTGGTAACAGAGAGAGTGTTGTCTAA
- the LOC142594842 gene encoding uracil phosphoribosyltransferase homolog: protein MSDLLGLLLEHIQATGIGVIGRFSGGEEEEEVQAGLCLFVTTPTGHKYEGVRFEKGNCGVSIMRSGEAMEQGLRDCCRSIRIGKILIQSDEETQRAKVYYAKFPPDIYRRKVLLMYPILSTGNTVIEAVKVLVEHGVQPSVIILLSLFSTPHAAKSIIQEFPEITILTRDVHPVAPTHFRQKYFGTD, encoded by the exons ATGTCGGATCTCCTTGGACTCCTCTTGGAGCATATCCAAGCTACTGGCATAGGGGTTATTGGCAGATTTtctggtggggaggaggaggaggaggtccAG GCAGGCCTGTGCTTGTTCGTGACCACTCCCACAGGACACAAGTATGAAGGCGTCAGATTTGAAAAGGGAAACTGCGGAGTCAGCATCATGAGAAGTG GAGAGGCAATGGAACAAGGTTTACGAGACTGCTGCAGATCAATCCGCATAGGAAAAATCCTGATACAGAGCGACGAGGAGACTCAAAGAGCGAAAGTGTACTACGCTAAGTTTCCACCCGACATTTACAGGAGAAAAGTTCTTCTCATGTACCCAATACTAA gTACTGGTAATACTGTCATTGAGGCTGTCAAAGTTCTTGTAGAACACGGTGTACAACCAAGTGTCATTATCCTGCTAAGCCTCTTCTCCACACCTCATG CTGCCAAATCCATCATCCAGGAATTCCCAGAGATCACAATTTTAACTAGAGATGTTCATCCTGTTGCACCAACGCACTTTAGACAGAAGTATTTTGGAACAGACTGA